In Ostrea edulis chromosome 4, xbOstEdul1.1, whole genome shotgun sequence, a single window of DNA contains:
- the LOC125671595 gene encoding multiple epidermal growth factor-like domains protein 6 has product MFGYQNFVDTKGLHITKDTTRMTAQLIIAIIITLAGLVSITNGQFGAKHSHHGMRGDVRCMYCTPGTCNNVTGTCGKCLDGFYGEKCHKTCSNTCMSCDMADGKCTTCMNGWFGADCNQECTQCDTCDKVSGTCTACKSNNWGDTCQNLCEDGCQRCDVSTGKCQYCASGLYGERCELTCDHCRQGMCDRNLGNCLYGCNDGRYGEKCEKMCTKKCRVCNQNDGSCIMCEPPMWGEYCDNRCPVNCDFCNVTSGDCLECNPGFYGQICTNACNNCLDGYCQKETGYCEGNCLNGWFGAKCDKKCLNKCLRCAEENKCMLCEKGWAGEKCDIKCPERCPTCANDILTGDIMCMECNGEFKIPEKNCSCSNKKCTKIRESTGRGFTCADCAEGWYLREGTCCPCHKCAGGNQFCEKNGNCKKGCEPKYFRATEGCDQYCDIPHCTWCESFYGHGKICKGCDPGYFLSKHGCEPCSSKCKGGSYRCDQKTGRCLDGCEGGRYGDKCDSLCPDKHCPPPVCDVQNCLTCDSSTSPIAKCKECSAMYYADKGVCKPCSKNCGKHKGLTCSGFSGKCYGECRKGWKGKRCDEEDVIKVNVKICRGHCMLCDAMTGECASCHPGSWGSRCNKICPENCRECNQMTGKCAVICSKNCKRIGKESSPCNTVTGECLNGCEEGWMGKTCRYRCAGNGSCMITRKPIFETIYFRK; this is encoded by the exons ATGTTTGGTTATCAAAATTTTGTAGATACGAAAGGACTTCACATTACAAAGGACACGACGAGGATGACGGCACAATTAATTATCGCAATAATTATCACTCTGGCCGGCCTGGTTAGTATTACTAATGGACAGTTTGGAGCGAAACACTCACATCACGGAATGAGAG GTGACGTCAGGTGTATGTACTGCACACCAGGGACATGTAACAACGTGACGGGCACGTGCGGCAAGTGCTTGGATGGTTTTTACGGAGAAAAGTGTCATAAAACGTGCTCCAACACGTGTATGTCCTGTGACATGGCAGACGGTAAATGCACGACCTGTATGAATGGATGGTTTGGTGCAGATTGCAACCAGGAATGCACACAATGTGATACGTGCGACAAAGTGTCCGGAACATGCACCGCCTGCAAGTCAAATAACTGGGGCGACACTTGTCAGAATTTGTGTGAAGATGGCTGCCAACGATGTGATGTCTCAACGGGCAAATGTCAATATTGCGCAAGTGGGTTATATGGAGAAAGATGCGAGTTAACTTGCGATCATTGCCGACAAGGTATGTGTGACCGAAATCTTGGAAATTGCTTATACGGGTGCAATGACGGACGATACGGGGAAAAGTGTGAAAAGATGTGCACCAAAAAATGTCGGGTTTGTAATCAAAATGATGGTTCCTGTATAATGTGCGAGCCTCCAATGTGGGGGGAGTATTGCGATAACAGATGTCCCGTTAACTGCGATTTCTGTAATGTTACAAGTGGAGATTGTTTAGAGTGTAATCCTGGATTTTATGGCCAAATATGCACGAATGCGTGTAACAACTGTTTAGATGGTTACTGCCAGAAGGAGACAGGTTATTGTGAGGGCAACTGTCTTAATGGATGGTTTGGTGCAAAATGTGACAAAAAATGTCTGAATAAATGCCTTCGCTGTGCTGAAGAAAACAAGTGCATGCTTTGTGAAAAAGGATGGGCGGGAGAAAAATGTGATATTAAGTGCCCAGAGCGGTGTCCCACCTGTGCCAATGATATCCTCACAGGTGATATCATGTGTATGGAGTGTAATGGAGAATTCAAAATACCAGAGAAAAATTGCTcatgttcaaataaaaaatgtacGAAAATACGAGAATCCACAGGCAGGGGATTTACATGTGCAGATTGTGCAGAGGGTTGGTACCTAAGGGAGGGAACTTGTTGTCCATGTCATAAATGCGCTGGTGGAAATCAATTTTGCGAAAAGAATGGAAATTGTAAGAAAGGGTGTGAGCCAAAGTATTTCCGGGCTACGGAAGGTTGTGACCAATATTGCGACATTCCTCATTGCACGTGGTGTGAATCTTTCTATGGGCATGGAAAAATATGTAAGGGATGTGATCCAGGTTATTTTCTATCAAAACACGGATGCGAACCCTGTAGTTCTAAATGTAAGGGTGGATCATATCGATGTGATCAGAAGACAGGACGTTGTTTGGATGGGTGCGAGGGTGGAAGATATGGTGACAAATGCGATTCTCTCTGTCCCGATAAACACTGCCCTCCGCCTGTCTGTGACGTCCAAAACTGTCTCACGTGTGATAGTTCAACGTCTCCCATTGCTAAATGCAAGGAGTGCAGTGCTATGTACTATGCCGATAAGGGCGTCTGCAAACCGTGTAGTAAGAATTGTGGAAAACATAAAGGTCTTACTTGTAGCGGTTTTTCTGGTAAATGTTATGGTGAGTGCAGAAAAGGATGGAAAGGTAAAAGATGTGATGAAGAGGATGTAATAAAAGTGAATGTGAAGATTTGTAGAGGACACTGCATGCTCTGTGACGCTATGACAGGGGAGTGCGCATCCTGTCATCCGGGGTCTTGGGGATCACGATGCAACAAAATATGTCCTGAAAATTGCAGGGAGTGTAACCAGATGACTGGAAAATGTGCTGTAATTTGCAGCAAAAATTGTAAGCGAATAGGCAAGGAGTCATCGCCCTGTAATACTGTCACGGGTGAGTGCTTGAACGGCTGTGAGGAAGGCTGGATGGGAAAGACGTGTCGCTACAGGTGCGCTGGGAATGGAAGTTGCATGATCACGAGGAAACCCATTTTCGAGACAATCTATTTTAGAAAATGA